One stretch of Pigmentiphaga aceris DNA includes these proteins:
- a CDS encoding NAD(P)/FAD-dependent oxidoreductase, which translates to MSRDHDVIVVGAGMVGAAVAYGLAGMGQRVLMLDGPDTDHRAAKANFGLVWAHGKGMGHPGYQRLSIQAAQAWPAFAAELEAESGLDIAYEQRGGLNFCTSDADLSARAATMDRWHAQTPELAPSTRMLDRGELLRRFPTMRLGPAVTGASFGELDGHVNPMRLLAALQTAFLRRGGELRNNHAADTIRALPGGGFEVTSGTSTARAARVLIAAGLGSVALGPMVGLDVPLRPQRGQLLVTERLAPLLPIPASGLRQTAEGTVMIGVTQEEVGYDLATTAEGAVRMVRKALRILPDLARAKLVRQWACLRVMTPDGHPAYASSVTHPGADIALCHSGVTLASFHAGPYAKAFMERALPASLGIFHHERFHVQKAA; encoded by the coding sequence ATGTCTCGCGACCATGACGTGATCGTGGTCGGTGCCGGCATGGTCGGTGCCGCCGTCGCCTATGGTCTGGCTGGCATGGGCCAACGAGTCTTGATGCTGGACGGTCCCGATACCGATCATCGCGCCGCCAAGGCCAACTTCGGCCTGGTCTGGGCCCACGGCAAAGGCATGGGGCATCCGGGCTACCAACGCCTGTCGATCCAGGCGGCACAAGCCTGGCCGGCATTCGCCGCCGAACTGGAAGCAGAAAGCGGCCTGGACATCGCTTACGAGCAGCGCGGCGGCCTGAACTTCTGCACCAGCGACGCAGACCTGTCTGCCCGTGCCGCGACCATGGACCGCTGGCACGCCCAGACACCTGAGCTTGCACCGTCGACGCGCATGCTTGATCGCGGCGAACTGCTGCGCCGCTTCCCCACGATGCGGCTGGGGCCGGCGGTCACCGGCGCAAGCTTCGGTGAACTGGACGGCCATGTGAATCCCATGCGCCTGCTGGCCGCATTGCAAACGGCTTTTCTGCGTCGCGGTGGCGAACTGCGCAACAACCATGCGGCCGACACCATTCGTGCTCTGCCGGGAGGCGGTTTTGAAGTGACGTCCGGCACATCCACGGCGCGGGCCGCACGGGTGCTGATCGCGGCCGGTCTGGGTTCCGTTGCACTGGGCCCGATGGTCGGTCTCGACGTACCGCTGCGTCCCCAGCGAGGCCAGTTGCTGGTGACCGAGCGGCTGGCCCCACTGCTGCCGATTCCGGCCAGTGGACTGCGCCAGACGGCCGAAGGCACGGTCATGATCGGCGTGACACAGGAAGAAGTCGGCTACGACCTGGCCACTACCGCCGAGGGCGCGGTTCGCATGGTCCGCAAGGCCCTGCGCATTTTGCCCGACCTGGCCCGCGCCAAGCTGGTGCGCCAGTGGGCCTGCCTGCGTGTCATGACCCCCGACGGCCACCCGGCCTACGCCAGTTCCGTCACCCACCCCGGCGCAGACATCGCACTTTGCCATTCAGGCGTCACCCTCGCGTCCTTCCATGCCGGCCCGTATGCCAAGGCCTTCATGGAACGCGCGCTCCCGGCATCTTTGGGAATTTTTCACCATGAACGCTTCCATGTTCAAAAAGCTGCCTGA
- a CDS encoding (2Fe-2S)-binding protein encodes MFKKLPEPGTPSLTLYIDGQAVQASPGETVAAVLLRQQNPASRSTPVNESPRAPYCMMGVCFDCLAVVDDAGSTQTCLVTVQEGMRVARQFGRRSVIA; translated from the coding sequence ATGTTCAAAAAGCTGCCTGAACCAGGCACACCATCGCTCACGCTCTACATCGACGGGCAGGCAGTCCAGGCCAGCCCTGGCGAAACCGTTGCCGCGGTGTTGCTGCGTCAGCAGAACCCCGCCAGCCGCAGCACGCCGGTGAATGAGAGCCCGCGCGCGCCGTATTGCATGATGGGCGTGTGCTTCGACTGCCTGGCTGTGGTCGATGACGCAGGATCGACCCAGACCTGCCTGGTCACCGTTCAGGAAGGCATGCGCGTGGCCCGCCAGTTCGGACGCCGGAGCGTGATCGCATGA
- a CDS encoding NAD(P)/FAD-dependent oxidoreductase, with protein MSRRFDVVVIGAGPAGMSAAIGLRALDLSVLVVDEQGAPGGQIWRAVEAVAHTSTGTLLGAEYRAGATLAERFRACGAVYEAQTQVWQIEPGWRVFLKCNGQTEAVQAEHIVLATGAQERPAPFPGWTLPGVLTVGAGQILLKTSRQIPSEPVWVAGSGPLPLLYMAQLLRAGGRIAGWLDTSPPGGWRRALPWAGAALADLGEIGKGLSWLREIRRADVQRIRGVTAFRASGDGKLQTLEYTQSNGRSTRVAASVLLAHEGVVPSIHMSQALGCAHTWNVQQSCLVPQLDAWGQTSLPGIYVAGDGGGIGGAKAACVRGELVALGIGQQAGKLSAAAADTRAVGSREALHKLLRLRPMLDALYPPRADIFAPGDDTVVCRCEELTAGDIRKAVAIAAPGPNQIKAYTRAGMGPCQGRQCGYTIAHIVATAQKRQVSEVGFYRIRPPLKPLTLGELASLEINEEST; from the coding sequence ATGAGCCGCCGATTCGACGTCGTAGTGATCGGTGCCGGACCGGCCGGCATGAGCGCAGCCATTGGCCTGCGCGCGCTTGATTTGTCAGTGTTGGTAGTCGACGAACAGGGTGCACCCGGTGGCCAGATCTGGCGTGCAGTCGAAGCCGTTGCCCACACGTCCACCGGCACCCTGCTGGGAGCCGAATACCGGGCAGGTGCCACGCTGGCTGAACGCTTCCGGGCATGCGGCGCGGTCTACGAAGCACAGACCCAGGTCTGGCAGATCGAGCCAGGCTGGCGTGTATTCCTCAAATGCAATGGTCAGACCGAAGCGGTGCAAGCCGAACATATCGTGCTGGCCACCGGTGCCCAGGAACGCCCCGCGCCTTTCCCTGGTTGGACACTGCCCGGTGTGCTGACCGTTGGTGCAGGCCAGATTCTGCTGAAGACCTCGCGCCAGATTCCATCGGAACCCGTATGGGTAGCCGGCAGTGGCCCTCTGCCCTTGCTGTACATGGCCCAGTTGCTGCGTGCTGGCGGGCGCATCGCAGGATGGCTGGACACCTCGCCCCCCGGAGGTTGGCGACGCGCCCTACCCTGGGCCGGCGCGGCGCTGGCAGACCTGGGCGAGATCGGCAAAGGCTTGTCGTGGCTGCGTGAAATCCGTCGGGCCGACGTGCAACGCATACGCGGCGTGACCGCGTTCCGGGCATCGGGCGACGGAAAACTGCAAACCCTGGAATACACCCAGTCCAACGGCCGCAGCACCCGTGTCGCGGCCAGTGTGCTGCTGGCCCATGAAGGCGTGGTGCCGTCCATCCACATGAGCCAGGCATTGGGCTGTGCGCATACCTGGAACGTGCAGCAATCCTGCCTGGTGCCCCAGTTGGATGCGTGGGGGCAGACCAGCCTGCCCGGCATCTACGTGGCAGGGGATGGTGGGGGCATTGGTGGTGCAAAGGCGGCGTGTGTGCGCGGCGAATTGGTCGCGCTTGGTATCGGTCAGCAGGCCGGGAAGCTGTCGGCAGCAGCCGCCGATACGCGCGCGGTGGGCAGCCGCGAGGCACTGCACAAGCTGCTGCGCCTGCGCCCCATGCTGGATGCGCTGTATCCGCCACGCGCCGACATTTTTGCGCCCGGCGACGACACCGTCGTCTGCCGCTGCGAAGAACTGACCGCCGGCGACATCCGCAAGGCAGTCGCCATTGCGGCACCCGGCCCCAATCAGATCAAGGCCTACACCCGCGCCGGCATGGGCCCATGCCAGGGCCGGCAGTGCGGCTACACCATCGCCCACATCGTGGCGACGGCACAGAAACGACAGGTATCAGAGGTGGGTTTCTATCGCATCCGCCCGCCCCTGAAACCGCTGACGCTGGGAGAACTGGCGTCGCTGGAAATCAACGAGGAATCGACATGA
- a CDS encoding ABC transporter permease, giving the protein MMQYTIKRLLLAIPTLVAMLTAVFILVRLVPGDPAAVILGDQASAEALNALRIKLGLDQPTHVQYLNFLGDMLTGNFGVSMASGKSVMHEVALVLPWTIQLTLASILIGVVFGLPLGVWAALRRNSWPDYLGRMLSLTGLSFPAFVSAILMLLVFAIQLRWFPVIGNTVNADWGTQLRNLALPAFNLGLIMTAYVMRVTRSSMLEVMGEDYVRTAKAKGVRPMRLVLRHGLRNALIPIVTVVGLYFGTLIGNSVLTEIVFNRPGLGKLILGALNTRDYTLLQGLMVVFASCVILVNLLTDLVYGLVDPRVKYK; this is encoded by the coding sequence ATGATGCAATACACCATCAAGCGCCTGCTGCTTGCCATCCCCACCCTGGTGGCGATGCTGACGGCGGTGTTCATCCTGGTTCGCCTGGTGCCGGGTGACCCGGCCGCCGTGATCCTGGGCGACCAGGCCAGCGCCGAGGCCTTGAACGCCTTGCGCATCAAGCTCGGGCTGGACCAGCCCACCCACGTGCAATACCTGAACTTCCTGGGCGACATGCTGACAGGCAACTTCGGGGTCTCGATGGCCAGCGGCAAGAGTGTGATGCACGAAGTGGCGCTGGTCTTGCCGTGGACTATCCAGCTGACGCTCGCATCCATCTTGATCGGCGTGGTGTTCGGCCTGCCGTTGGGTGTGTGGGCTGCGCTGCGCCGCAATTCCTGGCCCGATTACCTGGGCCGCATGCTGTCCTTGACCGGTCTGTCCTTCCCTGCGTTTGTGTCGGCGATTCTGATGCTGCTGGTGTTCGCCATCCAGTTGCGCTGGTTCCCGGTCATCGGCAACACAGTGAACGCGGACTGGGGCACGCAGCTGCGCAACCTGGCGCTGCCTGCCTTCAACCTGGGGCTGATCATGACCGCCTACGTGATGCGCGTGACGCGCTCGTCAATGCTGGAAGTCATGGGCGAAGACTATGTGCGCACGGCGAAAGCCAAGGGTGTGCGACCCATGCGGCTTGTGCTGCGCCATGGCCTGCGCAACGCACTGATCCCCATTGTGACGGTGGTCGGGCTGTACTTCGGCACCTTGATCGGCAACTCCGTGCTGACCGAAATCGTGTTCAACCGCCCCGGCCTGGGCAAGCTGATTCTGGGTGCCCTGAACACCCGCGACTACACCTTGCTGCAAGGGCTGATGGTGGTATTCGCGTCCTGCGTGATCCTGGTAAATCTGTTGACCGACCTGGTGTATGGCCTGGTCGACCCTCGGGTGAAATACAAATGA
- a CDS encoding ABC transporter permease, whose protein sequence is MSAIAATMTSRPSPMWQALKKNRLSWVGLGLLAAIVLVALFAPWISPHDPLQQNIAYRLEGPSAEFWLGTDSYGRDVLSRLIYGTRVSLLVGFVAVLIAMLIGSTLGIIAGYVGGMVDRLIMGLVDVLLSFPTLLLGLMIAAMMGASLENLIIAIAITEIAPFVRVARAPTIALKQRDFVDAGRALGYGPMRLMRVHILPNMVSDVVVLGSLWMASAIRTEAALSFIGLGVPPPAATWGSMIREGFENILDAWWLTVFPSVAILLTVLALNLLGDALRDAIDPKTRSERA, encoded by the coding sequence ATGAGCGCCATTGCCGCAACCATGACGTCCCGGCCCAGCCCCATGTGGCAGGCCCTGAAGAAAAACCGCCTGTCCTGGGTAGGCCTTGGCCTGCTTGCCGCCATCGTGCTGGTGGCCTTGTTCGCGCCCTGGATTTCCCCGCACGATCCCTTGCAGCAGAACATCGCGTATCGACTGGAAGGTCCTTCGGCCGAGTTCTGGCTGGGTACCGACAGCTACGGCCGCGATGTCTTGTCGCGCTTGATCTACGGCACCCGCGTGTCCTTGCTGGTGGGCTTTGTCGCGGTGCTGATCGCCATGCTGATCGGTTCCACGCTGGGCATCATCGCGGGCTACGTCGGCGGCATGGTCGACCGCCTGATCATGGGTCTGGTCGACGTGCTGCTGTCTTTCCCCACCCTGCTGCTGGGCTTGATGATTGCCGCGATGATGGGTGCCAGCCTGGAGAACCTGATCATCGCGATCGCCATCACCGAGATCGCCCCCTTCGTGCGCGTGGCCCGTGCGCCGACCATTGCGCTCAAACAGCGCGACTTCGTGGATGCCGGTCGCGCCTTGGGTTACGGCCCAATGCGGTTGATGCGTGTGCACATCCTGCCCAACATGGTGTCAGACGTGGTGGTGCTGGGTTCCTTGTGGATGGCGTCTGCCATCCGCACCGAAGCCGCGCTCAGCTTCATCGGTCTGGGCGTGCCGCCACCAGCGGCCACCTGGGGCAGCATGATCCGCGAAGGCTTCGAGAACATTCTGGATGCCTGGTGGCTCACGGTGTTCCCCAGCGTCGCCATTTTGCTGACTGTGCTTGCGCTGAATCTGCTGGGTGACGCGCTGCGCGACGCCATCGATCCCAAGACCCGCTCGGAGCGCGCATGA
- a CDS encoding ABC transporter ATP-binding protein has translation MTTLRTSNLPASIAMTDKHPHTPATSPVLQVAGLNVAFRRGDAWTSVVNGLDFSVSRGETLAIVGESGSGKSVSAMSVMRLLPPKASRIEGSIRLNGQDLLSLPEHDMAAIRGNQIAMIFQEPMSSLNPVMRIGDQISESLRLHRKLDHGQARAETLRLMDRVHIPASAQRFSDFPHQFSGGMRQRVMIAMALACNPSVLIADEPTTALDVTIQAQILALIKELQTQEQMAVVFITHDMGVVAEVADRTLVMYRGDMVETGSTADIFARPQAAYTKALLSAVPELGSMNAYPLPQPFPIYNVETGASDPLPTVRDSVQHDAPTLLEVTGLSARFDIRSPLLRRVTGRVHAVENVSFKLKRGETLAIVGESGCGKSTTGRLITGLLTASQGRIVLEGKDVGAIAPQERARKIQMVFQDPYSSLNPRQSVGEALSEPLLVHGLATTRDCDQMAAELLTTVGLPADAAYRLPHEFSGGQRQRICIARSLALKPGTIVADEAVSALDVSVKVQIVNLLLELQQQMGLGFVFISHDMAVVERVSHRVAVMYMGEIVEIGPRSEVFSNPRHPYTRRLLEAVPVPDPARRKQRQLSVRELKTPFKPRDYTPPVRTYHQATEGHFYMEAGAEWN, from the coding sequence ATGACTACCTTGCGCACGTCCAACCTGCCCGCTTCCATTGCCATGACTGACAAGCATCCCCACACGCCCGCGACCAGCCCCGTGCTGCAAGTCGCCGGACTGAATGTCGCGTTCCGCCGTGGCGACGCCTGGACCTCGGTCGTGAACGGCCTGGACTTCTCGGTATCGCGCGGCGAGACGCTCGCCATCGTCGGGGAATCCGGCTCCGGCAAGAGCGTGTCGGCCATGTCGGTGATGCGCCTGTTGCCGCCCAAGGCCAGCCGCATCGAAGGCAGCATTCGCTTGAACGGGCAAGACCTGCTGAGCCTGCCCGAACACGACATGGCGGCCATCCGCGGCAACCAGATCGCAATGATCTTCCAGGAACCGATGAGCTCACTGAACCCAGTGATGCGCATCGGTGACCAGATCTCGGAGTCCCTTCGCCTGCACCGCAAGCTCGATCACGGCCAGGCCCGCGCCGAGACCCTGCGCCTGATGGACCGCGTGCACATCCCGGCGTCGGCACAACGCTTCAGCGATTTCCCGCACCAGTTCTCGGGCGGCATGCGACAACGCGTGATGATCGCAATGGCACTGGCCTGCAACCCGTCGGTGCTGATTGCCGACGAGCCGACGACCGCGCTGGACGTCACCATCCAGGCGCAGATCCTGGCCTTGATCAAGGAACTGCAGACCCAGGAACAGATGGCCGTGGTCTTCATCACCCACGATATGGGTGTGGTGGCCGAAGTGGCCGACCGCACGCTGGTGATGTATCGCGGTGACATGGTGGAAACCGGCAGCACCGCCGACATCTTCGCGCGCCCCCAGGCCGCGTACACCAAGGCGTTGCTGTCGGCCGTACCCGAACTGGGTTCGATGAACGCCTACCCGCTGCCGCAGCCCTTCCCCATCTACAACGTGGAAACCGGCGCAAGCGACCCATTGCCCACTGTGCGCGACAGCGTGCAACACGATGCGCCGACCCTGTTGGAAGTCACAGGCCTGAGCGCCCGCTTCGACATTCGCTCGCCGCTGCTACGGCGAGTGACCGGCCGGGTGCACGCGGTCGAAAACGTCAGCTTCAAGCTCAAGCGCGGCGAAACGCTCGCCATCGTGGGGGAATCAGGCTGCGGCAAATCGACGACGGGACGCCTGATCACCGGGCTGTTGACGGCCTCACAAGGGCGCATCGTGCTGGAAGGCAAGGATGTCGGTGCCATCGCCCCGCAAGAACGCGCACGCAAGATCCAGATGGTGTTCCAGGACCCGTACTCCAGCCTGAACCCACGCCAGAGCGTGGGTGAAGCGCTGAGCGAACCCTTGCTGGTGCATGGCCTTGCCACCACCCGCGACTGCGACCAGATGGCTGCCGAGCTGCTGACCACGGTGGGCCTGCCCGCCGACGCTGCGTACCGACTGCCGCACGAATTCTCGGGCGGCCAGCGGCAACGTATCTGCATTGCGCGTTCGCTGGCGCTCAAGCCCGGCACCATCGTGGCAGACGAGGCTGTGTCGGCACTTGATGTGTCAGTGAAGGTGCAAATCGTCAACCTGCTACTGGAACTGCAGCAGCAGATGGGCCTGGGCTTTGTGTTCATCAGCCATGACATGGCGGTGGTGGAACGCGTCAGCCACCGGGTAGCCGTGATGTACATGGGCGAAATCGTCGAGATCGGCCCGCGCAGCGAGGTGTTCAGCAACCCGCGTCACCCGTATACCCGACGCCTGCTGGAAGCGGTGCCGGTGCCCGATCCGGCGCGGCGCAAGCAGCGGCAGTTGTCGGTGCGGGAATTGAAGACACCCTTCAAGCCGCGCGACTACACACCGCCGGTGCGGACCTACCACCAGGCAACCGA